One stretch of Siphonobacter curvatus DNA includes these proteins:
- a CDS encoding sugar phosphate isomerase/epimerase family protein encodes MLDLGFVSAILPDYNLENVLKFASQHEFKCVEIMCWPKENSEARRYAGVTHIDVDDLDAQTIATIRNRTKEYGVSISGLGYYPNPLDPDPEKAEFYREHIKKIIRAAAQLRIPMVNTFIGRNPKLTITENLKLFAEHWPAIVKVAEEHNVKIGIENCPMWYTDDEWPGGKNLATTPAIWDRMFEIIPSPILGLNYDPSHLIWQMMDEIRPIYDYKDRLHHIHLKDVKVYREKLNRVGIMANPSDYHSPKLPGLGDVNWRGFFAALTDVRYRGPVVIEVEDKAYEGSLKDVQTAILTSRNYVRQFLG; translated from the coding sequence ATGCTTGACCTCGGCTTTGTATCGGCCATTTTGCCGGATTATAACCTCGAAAATGTATTGAAATTTGCTTCCCAGCACGAATTCAAATGTGTGGAAATCATGTGCTGGCCAAAGGAAAATTCAGAAGCCCGCCGATACGCGGGCGTGACCCACATTGATGTAGATGATCTGGACGCCCAAACCATTGCTACGATCCGCAACCGTACCAAAGAATACGGCGTTTCGATCTCCGGGTTGGGCTACTATCCCAACCCGCTCGATCCCGATCCGGAAAAAGCGGAGTTTTACCGGGAACATATCAAGAAAATCATTCGGGCGGCGGCTCAGTTGCGAATTCCGATGGTAAACACGTTCATTGGGCGTAATCCGAAGCTGACGATCACGGAGAACCTCAAGCTCTTCGCCGAACATTGGCCCGCGATTGTGAAAGTGGCCGAAGAACACAATGTAAAGATTGGTATCGAAAACTGTCCGATGTGGTATACCGACGACGAGTGGCCCGGCGGCAAAAACCTGGCGACGACACCAGCCATCTGGGATCGGATGTTTGAGATTATTCCGTCCCCTATTCTGGGACTGAACTACGACCCAAGCCATTTGATCTGGCAGATGATGGACGAGATCCGTCCCATTTACGACTACAAAGACCGGTTGCACCACATTCACCTCAAAGATGTAAAAGTATACCGTGAGAAGCTCAATCGGGTGGGTATTATGGCGAATCCATCCGATTACCATTCGCCGAAATTACCTGGACTGGGTGACGTAAACTGGCGGGGCTTTTTCGCGGCCCTGACCGATGTTCGGTACCGTGGTCCGGTGGTGATTGAGGTAGAAGATAAAGCGTACGAAGGCAGTTTAAAAGATGTACAAACGGCTATTCTAACTTCCCGGAATTACGTACGACAGTTTCTTGGTTAG
- a CDS encoding HD domain-containing protein produces the protein MEELQSLIQSVSDASYAEKLGAFLDKHYGDTQTRPYHNWEHIHEMMDLFRSHQSQLHDPEAVLLTIYFHDVIYQPLYTNNELQSAERAQEWLSKTDLPTESIRKVYEYILSTKTHANHTEDQDLDYLLDFDLSILGSDPDRYRLYAQQIRQEFHEVPELMYREGRKRILGVFLAMPSIFKTEAFQHQYEQQARSNIEWEIKALDEPAN, from the coding sequence ATGGAGGAACTGCAATCGCTTATACAATCCGTATCGGATGCGTCGTACGCTGAAAAGCTGGGAGCTTTTCTGGACAAACATTACGGAGATACTCAAACTCGTCCCTATCATAACTGGGAACACATCCATGAGATGATGGACTTATTCCGGTCCCATCAGTCTCAGCTGCACGATCCCGAGGCGGTATTGCTCACAATCTACTTCCATGACGTGATCTATCAGCCGCTGTATACTAATAACGAATTGCAAAGTGCAGAACGGGCTCAGGAATGGCTTTCCAAAACGGACCTTCCCACGGAATCCATTCGCAAAGTATACGAGTACATTCTTTCCACGAAAACGCACGCCAATCATACCGAAGATCAGGATCTGGACTATCTGCTGGATTTTGATTTGTCTATTCTGGGTAGTGATCCCGATCGTTATCGCCTGTATGCACAACAGATTCGACAAGAGTTTCACGAAGTACCGGAGCTGATGTACCGCGAAGGTCGGAAACGCATTCTGGGCGTCTTTTTAGCCATGCCTTCCATTTTTAAAACGGAAGCCTTTCAGCACCAGTACGAACAGCAGGCCCGCAGCAACATTGAATGGGAAATCAAGGCCCTGGATGAACCGGCCAACTGA
- the deoC gene encoding deoxyribose-phosphate aldolase, with amino-acid sequence MSVLSKLIDHALLHPTLTDAELEAGCRLAIQYDVATVCIKPYAVSRAAQWLAGSHVGVCTVIGFPHGSNTMAVKVAETIQACRDGATEIDMVVNIGKVLSEDWTYIRQEIQAVQKACQQQEALLKVIFENDFLPADAYKIKLCEICTEIGVAFVKTSTGFGYVKQPDGSFQSQGATLADLQLMLDHIGPNVAVKASGGIRTLEQVRHLQAMGVRRIGTSSTSSILNE; translated from the coding sequence ATGTCCGTCCTTTCCAAGCTGATTGATCATGCCCTACTCCACCCTACCCTGACGGATGCCGAATTGGAAGCCGGTTGTCGGCTGGCGATTCAATACGATGTAGCCACAGTTTGTATTAAACCTTATGCCGTTTCCAGGGCAGCCCAATGGTTAGCGGGTAGCCATGTAGGCGTCTGTACGGTAATTGGCTTTCCGCACGGCAGTAATACCATGGCGGTAAAAGTAGCCGAAACCATCCAGGCTTGTCGGGACGGTGCTACGGAAATTGATATGGTGGTGAATATCGGAAAAGTACTGAGTGAAGACTGGACCTACATTCGGCAGGAAATTCAGGCCGTTCAGAAAGCTTGTCAGCAACAGGAAGCCCTTTTAAAGGTCATTTTTGAAAACGATTTTCTTCCTGCCGATGCCTATAAAATCAAACTCTGCGAAATCTGTACGGAAATTGGCGTGGCCTTTGTCAAAACTTCCACGGGTTTCGGATATGTCAAACAACCCGATGGTTCGTTTCAATCGCAGGGAGCCACGCTGGCAGACTTACAACTCATGCTTGATCACATCGGTCCGAACGTCGCCGTTAAAGCTTCGGGAGGTATCCGCACGCTGGAACAAGTACGCCACTTGCAGGCCATGGGCGTGCGACGCATCGGTACCAGCTCAACGAGTTCAATTTTGAATGAGTGA
- a CDS encoding YpdA family putative bacillithiol disulfide reductase encodes MADHQLYDVVIIGGGPIGLACGLEAQKKGLRYVILEKGCLVNSIYNYPANMTFFSTSDRLEVGGVPFVSNNAKPTRSEALEYYRRVAMSYRLNIRLFEKVEAIEDHTQSIEAIEHRQYLVRTSKASYLTANVVIAIGFYDTPNLMYIPGEDLPKVTHYYQEPHFYAGMNVLVVGANNSSVDAALETYRKGANVTMVIRAGEIGRRVKYWVKPDIENRIAEGSIKAYFHSNLTEIRETEVDIQTPDGLVTIPNDFVVAATGYQPNFDFLTGSGIVLSDDEKRYPSYDPENQESNKPGVYLAGVVCGGMDTHVWFIENSRIHAEKIIEKISAERLAVNA; translated from the coding sequence ATGGCAGATCATCAATTATACGACGTAGTCATCATTGGCGGCGGTCCGATTGGGCTGGCTTGCGGACTGGAAGCCCAGAAAAAGGGTCTTCGATATGTGATTCTGGAAAAAGGCTGTCTGGTCAATTCCATTTATAATTACCCCGCCAACATGACGTTTTTTTCCACCAGCGACCGTCTGGAAGTGGGTGGCGTTCCTTTTGTATCCAACAATGCCAAACCGACGCGTTCGGAGGCCCTGGAGTATTACCGCCGCGTGGCGATGTCGTACCGACTCAATATCCGGCTTTTTGAGAAAGTAGAAGCGATTGAGGATCATACGCAAAGCATCGAAGCGATTGAACATCGTCAGTATCTGGTGCGAACCAGCAAGGCTTCTTACCTGACGGCTAACGTGGTGATTGCCATTGGCTTTTACGATACGCCCAACCTCATGTACATTCCGGGCGAAGATTTACCGAAAGTAACGCACTATTATCAAGAACCGCACTTCTACGCGGGCATGAACGTGCTGGTCGTTGGAGCCAATAATTCGTCCGTGGATGCCGCTCTGGAAACGTATCGCAAAGGAGCGAATGTGACCATGGTGATTCGGGCGGGTGAAATTGGACGCCGGGTGAAATACTGGGTGAAACCTGACATTGAAAACCGGATTGCTGAGGGGTCCATTAAAGCCTATTTCCATTCCAACCTGACGGAGATTCGGGAAACGGAAGTGGATATTCAAACGCCCGATGGTCTGGTTACCATTCCTAATGATTTTGTGGTAGCGGCAACGGGTTACCAGCCTAATTTCGATTTTCTGACGGGCTCTGGCATCGTACTTTCCGACGACGAAAAGCGGTATCCTTCCTACGATCCTGAGAACCAAGAAAGTAATAAACCCGGCGTTTATCTGGCGGGCGTTGTGTGCGGTGGCATGGACACGCACGTCTGGTTCATCGAAAATTCCCGTATCCATGCGGAGAAGATTATTGAGAAAATCAGTGCGGAGCGGCTGGCCGTAAATGCATGA